In Oncorhynchus clarkii lewisi isolate Uvic-CL-2024 chromosome 16, UVic_Ocla_1.0, whole genome shotgun sequence, one genomic interval encodes:
- the LOC139368466 gene encoding alpha-tocopherol transfer protein-like has product MMSEESAPMRHIDLGSPPALEPPAAGYRFPGPPPPIYSCTLTPELVAKAREELQEKPEWRLRDVQALRDMVLKEQPNLRTRLDDAFLLRFLRARKFDYDRAMQLLLNYHTSRRAWPEVFQDLKPSTIKHVLDLGFLTVLPHPDPNGRYILCLRPGKWKANDYPFEDNIRAIYLTLEKLIQPEETQVNGIVILADYTGVGLSQASNPGPFLAKKVVSILQDSFPIRIKAVNIINEPRIFKGIFAIIKPFLKEKMAERYVLHGSDLRSLHRNIPRSVLPDEYGGVAGHLDMSAWSKTLLDSEEEFIVEFCQPDPLEGVVLPNSMLFEGQQPGGAAQDDDTFRGLRSQLYYCY; this is encoded by the exons ATGATGTCTGAAGAAAGTGCACCTATGAGGCACATTGATCTTGGGTCTCCTCCTGCTCTGGAACCACCAGCGGCTGGTTACAGGTTCCCCGGCCCTCCACCACCCATCTACTCCTGCACTCTGACCCCTGAGCTGGTAGCCAAAGCCCGGGAGGAGCTACAGGAGAAGCCCGAGTGGAGGCTGAGAGACGTGCAGGCCCTGAGGGACATGGTGCTGAAGGAGCAGCCTAACCTCCGAACCAGGCTGGACGATGCCTTCCTCCTGCGCTTCCTACGGGCCAG GAAGTTTGACTATGACCGTGCCATGCAGCTTCTCCTTAACTACCATACCAGTCGGCGGGCCTGGCCTGAGGTCTTCCAGGACCTGAAACCTTCCACTATCAAACATGTGTTAGACCTGGGCTTCCTCACTGTCCTGCCCCATCCAGACCCTAATGGACGCTACATCCTCTGTCTCAGACCTG GAAAATGGAAAGCGAATGATTATCCATTTGAGGACAACATCCGGGCAATTTACCTGACTCTGGAGAAGCTGATTCAGCCAGAGGAGACTCAGGTTAATGGGATCGTCATCTTAGCAGACTACACTGGGGTGGGCTTGTCTCAGGCATCCAATCCGGGCCCATTCCTGGCCAAGAAGGTTGTCAGCATTCTTCAG GATAGCTTCCCAATAAGAATCAAGGCTGTTAACATCATAAATGAGCCCCGGATTTTCAAAGGGATCTTTGCAATAATTAAGCCTTTTTTGAAGGAGAAGATGGCAGAGAGG TACGTTCTCCATGGATCAGACCTGCGCTCTCTGCACCGCAACATCCCTCGATCCGTCCTGCCAGATGAGTATGGTGGGGTAGCCGGCCACCTCGACATGTCAGCCTGGTCGAAGACATTACTGGACTCTGAGGAGGAGTTTATAGTGGAGTTCTGCCAGCCAGATCCTCTAGAGGGCGTAGTTCTCCCAAACTCCATGCTGTTTGAAGGGCAGCAGCCCGGTGGTGCTGCCCAGGATGATGACACCTTCAGGGGTCTACGCTCTCAGCTCTACTACTGTTACTGA
- the LOC139367610 gene encoding cAMP-dependent protein kinase inhibitor gamma-like translates to MMDVETTTSYSDFINCDRTGRRNAVPDIQGQGAAASTSELTKGMEGMDLKAAEGETGASPAPEGEGSTSQEAQGVKGPS, encoded by the exons ATGATGGATGTGGAGACAACAACGTCGTACTCTGACTTCATCAATTGTGATCGTACAGGCCGCAGGAACGCAGTACCTGACATCCAGGGACAGGGGGCAGCAGCCAGCACCAGTGAATTAACCAAAGGCATGGAAGGGATGGACCTGAAGGCTGCAG aaggagagactggtgcaTCACCAGCCCCTGAGGGTGAAGGGTCAACCAGCCAAGAGGCCCAGGGAGTCAAGGGCCCATCGTAA